One window from the genome of Corynebacterium sp. SCR221107 encodes:
- a CDS encoding 3'-5' exonuclease translates to MTSVDPATARFNPQAVLSFDLETTHSDPFRARIVTSALVRIDASGVHPYEMLADPGVDIPEEATRVHGITTEYARAHGRPHDEVLAETVSIIRKAWEDGLTLIVFNAAYDLTVVRELSGDFLVTGPVFDPYVIDKALDPYRRGKRTLSDQCQHYGVRIDNAHEATSDALAAARIAWVQAKKHYVTDIEEKSLNELMEYQAVEYFKSQTSLKSYLEGQGRDASSVNTSWPLQSARG, encoded by the coding sequence ATGACTTCCGTTGATCCAGCAACCGCTCGCTTTAATCCTCAGGCCGTGCTGAGCTTCGATTTGGAGACCACGCACAGTGATCCGTTCCGCGCCCGCATCGTTACCTCTGCACTCGTGCGCATCGATGCCTCGGGCGTCCACCCTTATGAGATGCTCGCCGATCCAGGAGTGGACATCCCCGAGGAGGCAACCAGGGTTCATGGCATCACCACCGAGTATGCCCGCGCGCACGGCCGCCCCCATGATGAAGTCTTGGCAGAAACGGTCAGCATCATTAGAAAGGCCTGGGAAGACGGGCTGACACTTATTGTCTTTAACGCAGCCTATGATCTCACCGTTGTGCGCGAGCTCTCCGGTGACTTCCTTGTCACCGGACCAGTCTTTGATCCCTACGTCATCGACAAGGCTCTTGACCCTTATCGCCGCGGCAAGCGCACCCTGAGTGATCAGTGCCAGCACTATGGCGTGCGTATTGATAATGCGCACGAGGCCACCTCGGATGCCCTCGCAGCCGCGCGCATCGCCTGGGTCCAAGCTAAGAAACACTACGTCACCGACATCGAGGAAAAGTCCCTCAATGAACTCATGGAGTACCAAGCGGTGGAGTACTTCAAGTCCCAAACGAGCCTGAAGAGCTACCTTGAGGGGCAGGGGCGGGATGCCTCCTCAGTCAATACCTCGTGGCCTTTGCAAAGCGCGCGCGGTTAA
- a CDS encoding spermidine synthase — MYPTASGEVELRIDPYTPGAFEVYVNGVPSSHINVDPLELSYEYMRWIAQAVSLYVDDHLDPTTLRITHLGGGACSLPRYMVARFPRSRNTVVEIDDTLATLARTWLDLPKAPALKIRAGDARKVTDTFVPGSRDVIIRDVFAGSITPDSLTTVEFYAQCHKALSPQGLYIANCGDHKELRLARNELAGMQEVFAHVAVIADPPMLKGRRYGNIILLGCDVEPFGTDSVAQLGRSLLGGGVPAQYHGLEWTRKWASSGHGMHDSQE, encoded by the coding sequence ATGTATCCTACCGCCAGCGGCGAGGTTGAATTACGGATTGACCCGTATACACCCGGCGCGTTTGAGGTGTATGTCAACGGCGTGCCGTCGAGCCACATCAATGTCGACCCCCTCGAGCTCAGTTATGAATACATGCGCTGGATTGCACAGGCCGTGAGCCTGTATGTCGACGATCATCTGGATCCAACGACGCTGCGGATTACCCATCTAGGAGGGGGTGCGTGTTCGCTTCCCCGGTATATGGTGGCGCGGTTCCCGCGTTCGCGAAATACGGTGGTGGAAATCGATGACACGCTGGCAACCCTTGCCCGCACCTGGTTAGATTTGCCCAAGGCGCCGGCATTGAAGATCCGTGCCGGCGATGCCAGGAAGGTGACGGATACTTTCGTCCCGGGTAGCAGGGATGTGATCATTCGAGATGTTTTTGCAGGTAGCATCACCCCGGATTCACTCACCACTGTCGAGTTTTATGCCCAATGCCACAAGGCTTTGTCCCCGCAGGGGCTCTACATCGCCAATTGTGGCGATCATAAGGAGCTGCGCCTCGCCCGCAATGAGCTCGCCGGGATGCAGGAGGTGTTTGCTCATGTTGCGGTCATTGCGGATCCGCCGATGTTGAAGGGCCGGCGCTACGGCAACATCATTTTGTTGGGTTGTGATGTGGAGCCATTCGGCACCGATTCCGTGGCACAGTTGGGCAGGTCATTGCTTGGCGGTGGGGTGCCGGCCCAGTACCATGGCCTGGAATGGACGAGGAAGTGGGCTTCGTCGGGTCACGGCATGCACGACAGCCAAGAGTAA
- the gatA gene encoding Asp-tRNA(Asn)/Glu-tRNA(Gln) amidotransferase subunit GatA — MSNYLVPESGLTSLTAAELAEKIHSREVSSREVTQAHLDRIAEVDGDLHAFLHVGADKALAAADAVDKALDAGEAPASALAGVPLALKDVFVTTDAPTTCASKILEGYRSPYDATVTKRIREAGIPILGKTNMDEFAMGSSTENSAYGPTLNPWDVERTPGGSGGGTSAALASGEAPLGIGTDTGGSIRQPAALTNTVGVKPTYGTVSRYGLVACASSLDQGGPTARTVLDTALLHEVIAGYDKYDATSVNRPVAPVVEAAREGANGDLKGMRIGVVKQFDREGYQPGVLGQFHKAVDQLTEQGAEIVEVDCPHFDDALAAYYLILPCEVSSNLARFDGMRYGLRVGDDGTHSAEEVMALTRAAGFGPEVKRRIILGTYALSVGYYDAYYLQAQRVRTLIAQDFAKAYESADVLISPTTPTTAFKLGEKVSDPLAMYNFDLCTLPLNLAGLCGMSLPAGLAPDTQLPTGLQIMAPAFQDDRLYKVGAAFEAGRK, encoded by the coding sequence ATGAGCAACTACCTGGTTCCGGAATCCGGACTGACCTCGCTGACTGCCGCCGAGCTGGCAGAAAAGATCCACTCCCGCGAAGTCTCCTCCCGTGAGGTCACCCAGGCGCACCTCGACCGCATCGCTGAGGTCGATGGGGATCTGCATGCTTTCTTGCACGTCGGCGCCGATAAGGCCCTGGCCGCCGCCGACGCTGTGGACAAGGCTCTGGATGCCGGCGAGGCTCCTGCCTCCGCGCTCGCTGGTGTTCCGCTGGCGCTCAAGGACGTCTTCGTGACCACCGACGCGCCCACCACTTGCGCGTCGAAGATCCTGGAGGGCTACCGCTCTCCTTATGATGCGACCGTAACCAAGCGCATCCGCGAGGCAGGCATCCCGATCTTGGGTAAGACCAACATGGACGAGTTTGCCATGGGTTCTTCCACGGAAAACTCCGCCTATGGTCCCACCCTGAACCCGTGGGATGTCGAGCGCACCCCGGGCGGGTCTGGCGGCGGCACCTCAGCCGCGCTGGCTTCCGGCGAGGCTCCGCTGGGTATCGGCACGGACACGGGCGGATCGATCCGCCAGCCAGCTGCTTTGACCAACACCGTGGGCGTGAAGCCGACCTATGGTACCGTGTCGCGCTATGGCCTCGTTGCCTGCGCTTCCTCCCTCGACCAGGGCGGCCCCACCGCCCGCACGGTGCTTGACACCGCGCTGCTGCACGAGGTCATCGCAGGATATGACAAGTACGATGCCACCAGCGTCAACCGTCCGGTTGCACCGGTGGTCGAGGCTGCCCGCGAGGGCGCCAACGGAGATCTCAAGGGCATGCGCATCGGCGTGGTCAAGCAGTTCGACCGTGAGGGCTACCAGCCTGGCGTGCTCGGGCAGTTCCACAAGGCCGTTGACCAGCTCACTGAGCAGGGCGCGGAAATCGTCGAGGTCGACTGCCCGCACTTCGATGATGCGCTGGCTGCTTACTATCTCATCCTCCCGTGTGAGGTGTCCTCCAACCTCGCGCGCTTCGACGGCATGCGCTACGGCCTTCGCGTCGGCGACGATGGCACCCACTCAGCCGAGGAAGTTATGGCGCTCACGCGTGCTGCGGGCTTTGGCCCGGAGGTCAAGCGCCGCATCATCTTGGGCACGTATGCTTTGTCTGTGGGCTACTACGACGCCTACTACCTGCAGGCGCAGCGTGTGCGCACGCTCATCGCGCAGGACTTCGCCAAGGCATATGAGTCCGCGGATGTGCTGATTTCTCCCACCACCCCGACCACAGCGTTCAAGCTGGGGGAGAAGGTTTCCGACCCGCTGGCGATGTACAACTTCGACCTGTGCACCCTGCCGCTGAACCTTGCTGGGTTGTGTGGCATGTCGCTGCCTGCAGGACTTGCACCGGATACGCAGCTGCCTACCGGCTTGCAGATCATGGCGCCGGCCTTCCAGGACGACCGCCTCTACAAGGTGGGTGCCGCCTTCGAGGCAGGTCGGAAGTAG
- the ligA gene encoding NAD-dependent DNA ligase LigA: MLPEDAVIAQEGAKNAKVSEQGLTQLRRTWDDLAEQVRYHRDLYYNKTPEISDAEFDELFQQLQELEAQHPELAVPDSPTMEVGAPTQSSFNNVEHLERMLSLDNVFSPEELGEWLARTPAHTYLTELKIDGLSLDVIYREGRLDRAATRGDGRIGEDVTENARVITDLPHMLTAHPDFPIPAVLEIRGEVFIAVEDFAAVNEQRQLEGGKPFANPRNAAAGSLRQKDVEAVRKRKLRMICHGIGYTEGFTPESQYHAYEALAAWGLPVSQYTERVHTAEEVQAKVAYWANHRHDALHEMDGLVVKVDDIAAQRNMGATARAPRWAIAYKYPPEEVTTTLLDIQVGVGRTGRVTPFAVMTPVFVAGSTVAMATLHNQTEVKRKGVLIGDTVVIRKAGEVIPEVLGPVVEKRDGTEREFVFPTNCPSCGAVLAPQKEDDADWRCPNTKSCPAQLSARLTYLAGRGAFDIEALGEKAAEDLITSGALENEAGLFDLTEDDLLKTSVYTTKKGTLNATGRKLLKNLETSKDTDLWRVLVALSIRHVGPTAARALAQKFRSLEAARHASIEDLAQTEGVGEIIAESFKSWFDVDWHREIIDAWARAGVRMEDDVKDAPEQVLEGLTIVVTGTLENFSRDSAKEAIVIRGGKAAGSVSKKTSFVVVGANAGSKETKARELGLPILNEEEFVTLLEGGPEAV; the protein is encoded by the coding sequence ATGCTGCCAGAGGACGCAGTCATCGCCCAGGAGGGGGCAAAAAATGCGAAGGTAAGCGAGCAAGGCCTCACCCAGTTGCGCCGCACATGGGATGACCTTGCCGAACAGGTGCGTTATCACCGAGATCTCTACTACAACAAGACTCCTGAGATCTCCGATGCGGAGTTCGACGAACTGTTCCAGCAATTGCAGGAGCTTGAGGCGCAGCATCCGGAGCTCGCCGTGCCGGATAGCCCCACGATGGAGGTGGGCGCACCCACGCAGTCCAGCTTCAATAATGTCGAGCACCTCGAGCGCATGCTCAGCCTCGATAATGTGTTCAGCCCCGAGGAACTTGGAGAATGGCTAGCGCGTACGCCGGCACACACCTATCTCACTGAGCTCAAGATCGACGGCCTTTCCCTCGACGTCATCTATCGCGAAGGAAGGCTGGATCGAGCAGCCACCCGTGGTGATGGTCGCATCGGCGAGGATGTGACAGAAAACGCCCGCGTGATCACCGACCTGCCACATATGCTCACCGCGCACCCTGATTTTCCGATCCCTGCCGTGCTGGAAATCCGAGGTGAGGTTTTTATCGCCGTGGAGGACTTCGCCGCGGTCAATGAGCAGCGCCAGTTGGAAGGCGGTAAGCCGTTTGCCAACCCGCGCAACGCGGCTGCCGGTTCATTGCGCCAAAAGGATGTCGAGGCGGTGCGCAAACGCAAACTGCGCATGATTTGTCACGGCATCGGCTACACGGAAGGCTTTACCCCGGAGTCCCAGTACCACGCCTACGAGGCTCTGGCGGCCTGGGGCCTGCCCGTTTCGCAGTACACCGAGCGTGTACATACCGCCGAGGAGGTCCAAGCAAAGGTAGCGTACTGGGCGAATCACCGACACGACGCACTCCATGAGATGGACGGGCTTGTGGTCAAGGTGGACGATATTGCGGCGCAGCGCAACATGGGTGCTACTGCGCGCGCTCCGCGTTGGGCGATTGCCTACAAGTATCCGCCGGAAGAAGTCACCACTACGCTGCTTGACATCCAGGTCGGCGTAGGGCGCACTGGGCGTGTGACCCCCTTTGCCGTGATGACCCCGGTATTTGTTGCCGGTTCTACGGTGGCGATGGCCACCTTGCACAATCAGACCGAGGTCAAACGCAAGGGCGTGCTCATCGGGGACACCGTGGTCATCCGTAAAGCAGGGGAGGTCATCCCCGAGGTTCTAGGCCCCGTGGTCGAAAAGCGGGACGGAACCGAGCGCGAGTTCGTTTTCCCCACCAACTGCCCCTCCTGCGGAGCCGTCCTCGCACCGCAAAAGGAAGACGATGCGGATTGGCGCTGCCCCAACACCAAGTCCTGCCCCGCGCAGCTGTCGGCGCGCCTGACCTACCTCGCTGGCCGTGGCGCCTTTGACATTGAGGCGCTGGGGGAGAAGGCAGCAGAGGACCTTATTACGTCTGGGGCCTTGGAAAACGAGGCGGGGCTTTTTGATCTCACCGAAGACGATCTGCTCAAGACCAGCGTCTATACCACGAAGAAGGGCACTCTTAACGCCACGGGCAGAAAGCTGCTTAAGAACTTGGAGACGTCGAAGGACACCGACCTGTGGCGGGTATTGGTGGCGCTGTCGATTCGACACGTCGGTCCGACGGCCGCGCGCGCCTTGGCTCAGAAGTTCCGCAGCCTAGAGGCAGCTCGTCACGCCAGCATCGAGGATCTAGCGCAGACCGAAGGAGTCGGCGAGATTATCGCCGAAAGCTTCAAGAGCTGGTTCGACGTCGACTGGCATCGAGAGATCATCGATGCGTGGGCTCGCGCCGGGGTTCGCATGGAAGACGATGTCAAGGATGCACCCGAGCAAGTCCTCGAGGGCCTTACCATCGTGGTCACCGGCACGCTGGAAAACTTCAGCCGCGATTCTGCCAAGGAAGCGATCGTGATCCGAGGCGGCAAGGCCGCGGGGTCGGTGTCGAAGAAGACGAGCTTTGTTGTGGTCGGGGCAAACGCCGGTTCCAAGGAAACGAAGGCACGAGAACTTGGCCTGCCCATCCTCAACGAGGAGGAATTCGTCACGTTGCTCGAAGGCGGGCCGGAGGCCGTGTAA
- a CDS encoding amino acid-binding ACT domain protein — MSYLIRILLPDRPGSLGHLAEAIGSTGGDIQSVDVVEAFPDGTVMDDMVVSLPNGVMADALITAAHDVEGVEVDSIRPFSGTVDRRGQIRMLADVASARNQANSLAHLIDNIPRVLTSTWAILLATGDGKLHRVTASPAAPEDDGTTPDVPEIDTARVLRPDTEKWIPESWALLDTALTAAPLHNRNELLILGRVGGPDYQPSEVEHFGNLATILGKLMDS, encoded by the coding sequence ATGTCGTACTTGATCCGCATCCTTTTGCCCGATCGCCCCGGTAGCTTGGGACATTTAGCAGAGGCGATCGGCAGCACCGGCGGCGATATCCAATCGGTGGACGTGGTCGAAGCCTTCCCCGACGGCACCGTCATGGATGATATGGTCGTCAGCCTTCCCAACGGAGTCATGGCAGATGCGCTGATCACCGCCGCGCATGATGTGGAAGGTGTGGAGGTTGATTCCATCCGGCCCTTCAGCGGGACGGTTGATCGGCGCGGCCAGATTCGCATGCTTGCCGACGTCGCCAGCGCCCGCAACCAAGCAAACTCGCTTGCGCACCTCATCGACAATATTCCCCGAGTGTTGACCTCAACCTGGGCGATCCTGTTGGCCACAGGAGACGGCAAGTTGCACCGGGTTACCGCTTCCCCGGCTGCCCCTGAGGACGATGGCACCACCCCGGACGTACCCGAGATCGACACCGCGCGAGTCCTTCGCCCCGACACCGAGAAATGGATCCCGGAGTCGTGGGCGCTGCTGGACACCGCGCTGACCGCCGCCCCACTGCATAATCGCAACGAGCTGCTTATCCTAGGCCGTGTCGGTGGCCCCGATTACCAGCCCAGCGAGGTCGAGCACTTCGGCAATCTCGCAACCATCCTTGGCAAGCTCATGGATAGCTAA
- the gatC gene encoding Asp-tRNA(Asn)/Glu-tRNA(Gln) amidotransferase subunit GatC: MPEISRDEVAHLAKLARLALTDEELDRFAEQIDGIIGNVSAVQKVAAEGVEPMSHPHSIKTTMREDVVEQLLTPEQALDQAPAVEEQRFVVPQILGEASE; encoded by the coding sequence GTGCCTGAGATTTCGCGCGATGAAGTCGCACACCTGGCCAAGTTGGCTCGTTTGGCCTTAACCGATGAGGAGCTCGATCGTTTCGCAGAACAGATCGACGGCATCATTGGCAACGTCAGCGCAGTTCAAAAAGTTGCCGCTGAAGGTGTCGAACCGATGAGCCACCCACACTCCATCAAGACCACCATGCGTGAGGACGTGGTCGAACAGTTGCTGACCCCGGAGCAGGCACTCGACCAGGCGCCGGCCGTCGAAGAGCAGCGATTCGTCGTTCCCCAGATCCTCGGGGAGGCAAGCGAATAA
- the mnmA gene encoding tRNA 2-thiouridine(34) synthase MnmA, translating to MRVLAAMSGGVDSAVAAARAVAAGHDVVGVHLALSQDPQAVRESSRGCCSLEDSADARRVCDKLGIPFYVWDFSDRFKEDVIDDFVDSYARGETPNPCLRCNEKIKFAALLERGIALGFDAVVTGHYARLVQPSEGGDGYLRRGVDPNKDQSYVLGVLGAHEIAHCMFPVGDTIKPKIREEAAEQGFSVAKKPDSYDICFIPDGNTQAFLGKRIGLRPGMIVDTEGHELKEHDGAWNYTVGQRKGLDIKQPAADGAPRYVTDIDASTGTVTVGSRADLEVRTITADRLKFLHPRMDGTFEAEVQVRAHGSVVPCTVTVDRGADRMELNLHKPLSGVARGQAAVIYLPDAAGDIVAGSGTIIGTSSHSPR from the coding sequence ATGCGCGTTCTTGCGGCAATGAGTGGCGGCGTGGACTCAGCGGTAGCGGCGGCGCGCGCCGTCGCCGCCGGGCACGACGTAGTCGGCGTACACCTGGCCTTATCCCAGGATCCGCAGGCGGTGCGTGAATCCTCCCGGGGCTGCTGTTCTTTGGAGGACTCCGCCGATGCCCGTCGAGTGTGCGACAAGTTGGGCATTCCCTTCTACGTGTGGGACTTTTCCGACCGCTTCAAAGAAGACGTCATCGACGACTTCGTGGATTCCTATGCCCGCGGCGAGACCCCCAATCCGTGCCTGCGATGTAATGAAAAGATCAAGTTCGCGGCACTGCTCGAGCGCGGCATCGCCTTGGGCTTCGATGCGGTAGTCACCGGTCATTATGCCCGCCTGGTCCAGCCCAGCGAGGGCGGCGACGGCTACCTGCGCCGAGGAGTAGACCCCAACAAGGATCAGTCCTACGTTCTTGGCGTGCTCGGTGCACACGAGATCGCCCACTGCATGTTCCCGGTGGGGGACACGATCAAGCCGAAGATCCGCGAAGAGGCAGCCGAGCAGGGCTTCTCCGTGGCTAAGAAGCCCGACTCCTACGACATCTGCTTTATTCCGGACGGCAACACCCAGGCGTTTTTGGGCAAGCGCATCGGCCTGCGTCCGGGGATGATCGTGGACACCGAAGGCCATGAACTCAAAGAGCACGACGGCGCCTGGAACTATACCGTTGGTCAACGCAAAGGGCTTGACATCAAGCAGCCTGCGGCCGACGGCGCCCCCCGATACGTCACCGACATCGACGCCAGCACTGGTACCGTGACCGTAGGATCGCGTGCTGACCTGGAAGTGCGCACAATCACGGCCGATCGGCTGAAGTTCCTGCACCCGCGCATGGACGGCACCTTTGAAGCAGAAGTTCAGGTGCGCGCGCACGGTTCCGTGGTGCCGTGCACCGTCACCGTCGACAGGGGCGCCGACCGCATGGAGCTCAATCTCCACAAGCCACTGTCCGGTGTTGCTCGCGGCCAGGCGGCCGTCATCTACCTGCCCGATGCCGCAGGCGACATCGTTGCAGGCTCCGGCACCATCATCGGCACCTCCAGCCACTCACCGCGATGA
- a CDS encoding NAD(P)-dependent alcohol dehydrogenase — MTITVKALQKKSPDSPFEVVEIERRDPRADDVVIDIKAAGICHSDIHTIRNEWGQAHFPLTVGHEIAGVVSAVGSAVTKFKVGDRVGVGCLVNSCGECEQCRAGNEQDCLNGAVGTYDSKDVDGTITQGGYSQKVVVNERFVCTIPDALDFDVAAPLLCAGITTYSPLARWNVKPGDKVAIVGLGGLGHMGVQIAAARGAEVTVLSRSLKKAEAAAELGAHRTLATSEDGFFRKYKGEFDFILSTISAPYSLRDYLRLLKPHGIMSVVGLPPEEMSLPLGSLIGGGKVLTGSNIGGIRETQEMLDFCAEHGLGAVIEKIGVDQVDEAYDRVVAGDVKFRFVIDTATFE; from the coding sequence ATGACTATTACTGTAAAGGCTTTGCAAAAGAAGTCCCCAGATTCCCCATTCGAGGTCGTTGAAATCGAGCGCCGCGATCCACGAGCCGATGACGTGGTCATCGACATCAAGGCCGCGGGCATCTGCCACTCGGATATCCACACCATCCGTAACGAGTGGGGCCAAGCACACTTCCCGTTGACCGTTGGCCACGAAATCGCCGGAGTGGTCTCTGCGGTAGGCTCCGCCGTGACCAAGTTCAAGGTGGGCGACCGCGTAGGCGTGGGTTGCCTGGTCAATTCCTGCGGCGAGTGTGAACAGTGCCGCGCCGGCAATGAACAGGACTGTCTCAACGGTGCGGTGGGCACATACGACTCGAAGGATGTCGACGGTACCATTACCCAGGGCGGATACTCCCAAAAGGTGGTGGTCAACGAGCGCTTCGTGTGCACCATCCCTGATGCTTTGGACTTTGATGTGGCCGCTCCATTGTTGTGCGCTGGAATTACCACCTACTCGCCACTGGCGCGCTGGAATGTGAAACCCGGTGACAAGGTAGCCATCGTCGGCCTCGGCGGCCTGGGGCACATGGGCGTCCAGATCGCGGCCGCACGTGGCGCCGAGGTGACCGTGCTTTCGCGTTCGTTGAAGAAGGCTGAGGCAGCCGCCGAGTTAGGTGCGCACCGTACCTTGGCCACCAGCGAAGATGGCTTCTTCAGGAAGTACAAGGGCGAGTTCGACTTCATCTTGTCTACTATTTCCGCACCGTATTCCCTGCGTGACTACCTACGTCTTTTGAAGCCCCACGGCATCATGTCTGTGGTGGGACTGCCTCCGGAGGAGATGAGTCTGCCTCTAGGATCCCTCATCGGAGGCGGCAAAGTGCTGACTGGATCCAATATCGGTGGTATCCGCGAGACTCAAGAGATGCTCGATTTCTGTGCTGAGCATGGGCTCGGTGCCGTCATTGAAAAGATCGGCGTTGACCAGGTCGACGAGGCCTATGACAGGGTTGTCGCCGGCGATGTGAAATTCCGCTTCGTCATCGATACGGCAACCTTCGAATAA
- a CDS encoding DHA2 family efflux MFS transporter permease subunit — MAGLFTRREKVHATQLPLPESQAWPALIALCVGFFMILLDQTIVSVATPALRENLNASYNDVIWVTSAYLLTFAVPLLVTGRLGDRFGPRTLYMSGMAVFTLSSLACGLSTSMAALIISRAVQGLGASMLVPQTMSVINRIFAKERRGAALGVWGMTAGLAGLTGPILGGVITQTIGWEWIFFINVPFGILSLLMVWRYVPVFPRTQRKVDPASIVLSVIAVFLLVFGLQQGETVGWAWWIWVTIAFGLAFAAAFVAQQNRAERKGNDPLMPLELFGFHNFSMGNIGIFAMGFVVAGTPLPIMLYLQNVHGLSPLAAGSMMIPQAITALVLSPFVGRLADRYSANRLAAGGFATTAVSYFLFFAIMQWDLPLWLVLVAMFINGLGSSFVWAPNSTSTMHDLSPQLMGVGSGVYNTTRQLGSVLGSAAIGAVLQWRVGATGLGQAYGQAVIAAAIVLGLGVWAALSAHQRSARQSSR, encoded by the coding sequence ATGGCCGGGCTGTTTACACGGCGCGAAAAAGTACACGCAACACAGCTGCCCCTGCCTGAATCGCAGGCGTGGCCAGCGCTGATCGCCCTGTGCGTGGGCTTTTTCATGATCTTGCTGGACCAGACCATCGTCTCGGTCGCGACACCGGCCCTGCGCGAAAACCTCAACGCGAGCTACAATGACGTCATCTGGGTAACCTCGGCCTACCTGCTCACCTTTGCGGTGCCGTTGCTGGTGACCGGGCGCTTGGGGGATCGCTTCGGGCCTCGCACCTTGTACATGTCCGGTATGGCAGTATTCACGCTGAGCTCTCTGGCGTGTGGCCTGTCGACGTCGATGGCCGCCCTCATCATCTCTCGCGCCGTGCAAGGCTTGGGGGCTTCCATGCTCGTGCCGCAAACGATGAGTGTGATCAACCGAATCTTTGCCAAAGAACGTCGCGGTGCCGCCCTCGGCGTGTGGGGCATGACGGCCGGGCTTGCGGGGCTGACCGGGCCCATCCTCGGTGGCGTGATCACGCAGACAATCGGGTGGGAGTGGATCTTCTTCATCAACGTTCCCTTCGGGATCCTTTCGCTGCTCATGGTGTGGCGCTACGTGCCGGTGTTCCCGCGCACCCAACGCAAGGTGGATCCGGCCTCCATCGTTTTGTCTGTCATCGCGGTGTTCTTGCTGGTCTTTGGGCTGCAGCAGGGGGAGACCGTCGGCTGGGCCTGGTGGATCTGGGTGACCATCGCCTTCGGATTGGCCTTTGCGGCCGCCTTCGTCGCCCAGCAAAATCGGGCTGAGCGCAAGGGCAATGACCCGCTCATGCCCTTGGAGCTTTTCGGCTTTCACAACTTCTCGATGGGCAACATCGGCATCTTCGCAATGGGATTCGTCGTGGCAGGCACCCCGCTGCCCATCATGCTGTACCTGCAAAATGTCCACGGCCTTTCGCCGCTGGCCGCGGGTTCGATGATGATCCCGCAGGCGATCACCGCACTCGTGCTTTCCCCCTTCGTGGGCAGGCTTGCCGACCGCTACTCGGCCAACCGGCTCGCCGCCGGTGGATTCGCCACCACTGCAGTGTCCTATTTCCTCTTTTTCGCCATCATGCAGTGGGATCTTCCCCTCTGGTTGGTGCTAGTGGCCATGTTCATCAACGGCCTCGGTTCGTCTTTTGTGTGGGCACCGAACTCCACCTCCACCATGCACGACCTTTCCCCGCAGCTGATGGGTGTGGGCTCGGGCGTGTACAACACCACCCGACAGCTAGGTTCGGTCTTGGGCTCCGCCGCCATTGGCGCCGTGTTGCAATGGCGGGTGGGAGCAACCGGTTTGGGCCAAGCCTACGGTCAGGCCGTCATCGCTGCTGCAATTGTCCTAGGACTTGGTGTGTGGGCTGCGCTGAGCGCCCATCAACGCTCCGCACGACAGTCTAGTCGTTAA